One window from the genome of Paramisgurnus dabryanus chromosome 22, PD_genome_1.1, whole genome shotgun sequence encodes:
- the map3k14b gene encoding uncharacterized protein map3k14b — protein sequence MAIPTMFHSSRLTEVNETTTTSGSECKKHPGVQTRALDELQTLDTEDDEILYISPEPKGGECQTFDGTSKEDSSVQSYISNRSLSDTSCTSVEEEKKSTARPLRKHHRKHRTETKRVRKPRNTCRGPDDKQERCKSAGSKRRNDPMFSKMKVQVTQTPDAQNDQRVNLWDHPEEVHPSITCLCLHRLKLDFPSTIESHSVISEPKSDSAYIYAESIKGFDSTCSTFLANSDPHAVVDNSNGQGPVSVWNERLSRDSVNLYISSENKSSSGCSTEATAGSECYGDAFNTTTDDCDIDSNCIYTDWDRRHRSTVSDYRCSLAEAEWGSASSSCNSDSSCYTTDGDEESSYCTIDRHTYSSDSDSCVLEIPCVSPINSIEKIHFESPAEHKEEFVPDCDDLTPDTLDVCRDREDEMNLMFNSELCSKLNLGELEVGVIQTDLCHFSEIFCKRIKEATMEKVAENISINEGFLFHPKQFLQAKSSKYREGLEYSVLRHIQNGSYGDVFSIRDKQTGFTCASKKIPLCSFRWEEVETWSRLNGPHVLQLYGAVREGPNVMLFMDLKRGSLAQVLRMRGRISEGLALYYHSQVVRALEHLHSRCVVHLDVKADNVLLSEDGRQCYLCDFGLSETLNQGGYSTKIFRGNVLRGTESHMPPEVARGDRRSAKADVWSSCCMLLHMLNGHQPWTRYFPHPLYLKIVSESPPLWEIPPDCDPLTCDVIKAGLVKDPRDRHSASELLQKTLKALRTVCGLSGPGPNLTPTFEDWPKVCFYHNSHASSNMATQKPPESAVKTTTPAVPEDLSAPKIHWVSTWRERAADEDDDDLDSTEKDSEEGEWSEDKMNHWMERYWGEENNDRNVEQIHADVNGDTGLEEADTAKVTISKQTRDWEDGKDAIERETCGMVDNLTEKRVVFRACGENGLIEEPESCDVQIRSFVDDEESDEEVESDLESLRELGNDWTQEEREPFLQLQTLYLPKELHPQSDDTFSDSDEESVTLRKSEQKVANESNEPQNVTCDSEQDLSEEDSDDLSSGVFSSCSNTDAQSFNVDWSVSTNQTSSCYFEGLGVDIWVEDISGESLKIRERPHVKIGHVAVGISEQISMKVFSLATLDGRLVPPDMEVCESGMWLQCVPAPDGSSSWDWRVRDGKLELQEYDEHSDTCSTLPL from the exons ATGGCCATACCTACCATGTTTCATTCTAGCAGGCTTACAGAGGTGAATGAGACGACCACAACGTCGGGCAGTGAGTGTAAAAAACACCCTGGGGTCCAGACAAGAGCTCTGGATGAACTTCAGACGTTGGACACGGAGGATGATGAAATATTATACATCAGTCCAGAGCCAAAAG gTGGGGAATGTCAGACATTTGACGGTACTAGTAAAGAAGACAGCAGCGTTCAATCTTACATCAGCAATAg GTCTCTCTCAGACACATCGTGCACTTCAGTCGAGGAAGAGAAAAAATCTACAGCTCGGCCCCTCAGGAAACATCACCGAAAGCACAGAACGGAGACCAAACGTGTAAGAAAACCCAGAAATACCTGTAGAGGACCTGATgataagcaagaaagatgtaagAGTGCTGGATCAAAACGTCGCAATGATCCAATGTTTTCCAAAATGAAAGTCCAGGTCACTCAAACCCCAGACGCCCAAAACGATCAACGAGTCAATCTCTGGGATCATCCTGAAGAAGTCCACCCTAGCATTACCTGTTTATGTCTTCATAGACTGAAGTTAGACTTTCCTTCAACCATCGAGTCTCACAGCGTGATATCTGAACCAAAGTCCGACTCTGCGTATATTTATGCTGAAAGCATCAAAGGCTTTGATTCGACTTGCTCTACCTTTTTAGCAAACAGTGATCCCCATGCCGTAGTCGACAACAGCAATGGACAAGGCCCTGTATCTGTCTGGAATGAAAGACTCAGTCGGGACTCTGTGAATTTGTACATCTCGAGTGAAAATAAATCGAGTTCTGGTTGCAGTACAGAAGCTACGGCAGGCTCAGAATGTTACGGTGACGCGTTTAACACCACTACTGATGACTGTGATATTGACTCTAATTGTATTTACACAGACTGGGATAGGAGACACAGGAGTACAGTAAGCGACTACCGTTGCAGTCTGGCCGAGGCCGAATGGGGTTCAGCATCATCCAGTTGCAATTCTGACAGCTCGTGCTACACCACTGACGGGGACGAGGAATCCTCGTACTGTACCATAGACAGACACACCTACAGCTCTGATTCGGACAGCTGTGTTTTGGAGATTCCCTGTGTCTCGCCTATTAACAGTATTGAAAAGATTCACTTTGAGTCTCCGGCAGAACACAAGGAAGAGTTTGTGCCGGATTGTGATGATTTGACACCGGATACCTTAGATGTCTGCAGAGATAGAGAGGATGAAatgaatttaatgtttaattcTGAATTGTGCTCCAAACTGAATTTGGGGGAGCTGGAGGTGGGTGTTATTCAAACCGACCTCTGCCACTTCTCTGAAATTTTTTGTAAGAGGATTAAAGAAGCAACAATGGAGAAAGTCGCAGAGAACATTTCTATAAATGAGGGATTCCTGTTCCACCCTAAACAG TTTCTCCAAGCAAAGAGCTCCAAATACCGGGAGGGTCTTGAATACTCGGTTCTCCGTCACATCCAGAACGGCTCGTACGGCGACGTCTTCAGCATCCGAGACAAGCAAACAGGATTTACATGCGCCTCAAAGAAG ATTCCTCTGTGTAGTTTTCGATGGGAGGAGGTGGAAACGTGGAGCAGACTGAATGGTCCTCACGTCCTCCAGCTGTATGGAGCGGTTAGGGAAGGACCCAATGTGATGCTCTTCATGGACCTAAAAAGAG GCTCTTTAGCTCAGGTCCTGAGAATGAGGGGTCGTATCTCTGAAGGTTTGGCTCTTTATTATCATTCTCAGGTGGTTCGGGCTCTTGAACATCTGCACAGTAGATGTGTGGTACATCTGGATGTAAAAG ctGATAATGTTTTACTGTCTGAAGATGGTAGACAGTGTTACCTGTGTGATTTTGGGCTTTCTGAAACGCTCAACCAGGGTGGATACAGCACCAAAATTTTCCGAG GTAATGTTTTGCGTGGCACAGAGTCTCATATGCCGCCTGAGGTGGCGAGAGGAGATCGGCGCTCGGCTAAAGCGGATGTCTGGAGCAGCTGTTGTATGTTACTGCACATGCTCAACGGACATCAACCCTGGACGCGATACTTTCCTCATCCACTCTATCTGAAA ATTGTGAGTGAGTCGCCTCCTTTATGGGAGATTCCACCTGACTGTGACCCCCTGAcctgtgatgtcatcaaagcCGGACTGGTTAAGGATCCGAGAGACCGACACTCTGCATCCGAACTGTTACAAAAGACTCTTAAAGCCCTCAGAACAG TTTGTGGGCTATCTGGTCCTGGACCAAATTTAACACCAACATTTGAGGACTGGCCAAAAGTGTGCTTCTATCACAATTCTCATGCCTCATCTAACATGGCGACTCAAAAGCCCCCAGAGTCCGCTGTCAAAACAACGACTCCTGCTGTCCCAGAGGACCTCTCTGCACCCAAAATCCACTGGGTCAGCACATGGAGAGAAAGAGCAGCCGATGAGGACGATGATGATTTAGACTCCACCGAGAAAGACTCGGAGGAGGGCGAATGGTCAGAAGATAAAATGAACCATTGGATGGAGAGATACTGGGGTGAGGAGAATAACGACAGAAATGTTGAACAAATCCATGCAGATGTGAATGGAGACACTGGACTCGAAGAGGCAGACACAGCTAAGGTCACGATCTCCAAGCAAACGAGAGATTGGGAAGATGGAAAAGATGCCATAGAAAGAGAAACTTGTGGCATGGTTGATAATTTAACAGAAAAGAGAGTCGTGTTTAGAGCTTGTGGTGAAAATGGTCTCATAGAGGAACCGGAGAGCTGCGATGTTCAGATCAGAAGCTTTGTGGACGATGAAGAGTCCGATGAAGAGGTGGAGAGCGATCTGGAGAGTCTCAGAGAACTGGGCAACGACTGGACGCAGGAGGAAAGGGAACCGTTCTTACAACTACAGACACTTTATCTGCCTAAAGAACTTCATCCGCAAAGTGACGACACCTTCTCTGATTCTGATGAAGAGTCGGTCACACTGAGGAAGAGCG AGCAAAAGGTGGCAAATGAGTCGAATGAACCACAAAATGTTACCTGCGACTCTGAGCAAGACCTTTCTGAGGAG GATTCTGATGATCTGAGCTCAGGGGTTTTCTCCTCATGCAGCAATACAGATGCTCAAAGCTTCAATGTTGATTGGTCTGTGTCAACCAATCAGACCTCTTCTTGCTACTTTGAGG GTCTTGGTGTAGATATATGGGTTGAAGATATAAGCGGTGAGAGTTTAAAGATCAGAGAGAGACCTCATGTGAAAATCGGACATGTTGCTGTAGGCATCAGTGAACAG ATATCTATGAAAGTCTTCAGTCTGGCTACCCTGGACGGGCGTCTGGTTCCTCCAGATATGGAGGTCTGTGAGTCGGGCATGTGGCTCCAGTGTGTTCCTGCTCCTGATGGAAGCTCCAGCTGGGATTGGAGGGTCAGAGATGGGAAACTTGAGCTCCAGGAATATGATGAACATTCGGATACCTGTTCAACATTACCGCTCTAA